From Coffea arabica cultivar ET-39 chromosome 2e, Coffea Arabica ET-39 HiFi, whole genome shotgun sequence, the proteins below share one genomic window:
- the LOC113730798 gene encoding uncharacterized protein isoform X1, with protein MEEDEGDNKPKTLEFVNAASHQAKLKELLRNLTSTQSKLCSDASKEFIKILKSDSGPQFLTFYIQSSPKCVEVQQAWELRQGKPGFSHCLKLVSAIFRYPFGKDSDKDVSNYSFVSSALDKFARVITEGKMGDLYEELNSKVAKRQKAVLLLLASIVRRGPGLAWEVAKGFDFKTGNFSKLAEWKARGNEGMRRYLTRKEFVGFAMSFLEVGNPRLLRGILQQKDMYSGVLRGLGNDDEEIVVYVLLTLRNRVLVPESLVPPGLRSVLFGSATLEQLISISGRQDGGLAAEVAHSVLVMVCTDPSNGLMPDLERQPNPLKGNVKRLVDLMKKLKPTEVEYHKDLLLAIVKGRPAFGSAYLENFPHNLEDLASPNWFSAISLAADVMSSVGDGFTCAYVNSQSQEPPSIDNLIVQDIMKCIGPRPFTRLVMNKGLLHSDPLVKHVTLRLVSEELKLLDFLIGSVNDLSSSSDQVMHKWASFKRDVQNVVQILLPDPQVLLSLLSSLSGYCKSPASRMKRAADVDVTVEHNLHKKKKLKMNSVDEDMDILVSGVSSTTEGALTENDGVSEEDVEDQLNSGVDLLKPVLEIWGLQGCSSVDIRTEDGDTYFYSKLLDVLRIYHRTLPTAVEGSFDFFKVLPSNPLALPTILQQSMLSLLVEQVVGSNKSQISIRTQPLMYKYLHSFINLFMYSPIRDIKDQAYSLAQAAMLSTGAFDRNPREISAWFLFIPGYTSVVIDGKKHGIEVFQKLSSVVISFLCDAVSTTGNNLFKYLDLLRCYIRDLDVSTDTFPNFSPFIVCVLEKCLRLLSSETGSFTLPEKSMISLYVSTTLKYLLETQVEGGLLCSLTQLLISERLKGCCDMIGFCPCEWMPMNSLLYFARNTVQQQIYSSFMSEEKATGLGGSFSETLSEVNRILRTKDHCGLLGVTMGFSFSMICTTADQILQNFPSTISTSTKLLGVPFSILLLRFFLEPSHFAEVFKLWPKICFAGVEKVISGVHDGEGQTIANELDDSPDSASIAFSFLVKNAPFHVLFPAIFFTDGLHLLGHSKVQNLLLDKFTESTPDFSVSSLCHLLFCLLQARLAYRIKPSDELEKLCESSCFLAKHIVKQSFVEKFGPDCSPRVLPPLSSGHIREVAEIILGHPLLTALLEWPLHTDSDVGDMIFMKPPETFLQYAERGVRKIDHHILQLLRRTTSELLVHVFSKCRSPSVVDHSTERIAKAFKALVQKLFLTFKGRFTDSRKTDDLMPLIPTLYALHSLSEFICPFELLNLVHWLFSRIDLNDTAVSISCQRCGLSVGLQIASWAFDSLSLYMLEPHAKRTLFIFFMGTGNRSFEITLFERIFNSIFEIATHTQLEVADICLFKAVKIIKMHKCMEKTSLPFVMATSRLLPSIPVNFISYCLDKTTKTKCDFLFLLSEMSSLHLCVFGHLVSGKISNNQALKVNKEENCNRPQYSEEFLMLLPTVLLYLRSNFLKFGGQFGKHVENTSSFFWKILLHGFSNWKSFVSEEIFEIKLVECSSLCMEDFSNLFSSSLLGKAVLLMRHYLAVSGHLVKMKRLLSTFDSVCPHASAQNDLLDCNAREISVCSLELSLNFVNKIIAKICLCRMLLFPEHNNLQSVVKDGKKKGIESEVSILRIRFLSMLVHSWQRLVENFHTCRQGENIRSSLFRFLEIFIAKNIVELVREMHDCLVELHSLPFLDQLAKYSLLHRFDDPTTIRMLRTVLISLSKGKFLCISILQLLLAHSQFAPTILFAHSSTVCTQFGMSFAPAPSIMRLFTVLHTEENTVDGKKDAHEIGPHMKKLELIKLLRVLIHILGQQHYLDSETSNGLNLKELVLVLLSSYGATMDEIDLEMYSLMNEIEAIDKSVSEGIAEMDFLWGSASLKVRQEREQKQSVSSLSNSYDNEVVGERRRIQFRENLPIDTKLCAKTVLCFPHDRFADGSLSKLQTDDSDEGYNANSKKVQLYDPVFILRFSIHSLAMEYIEPLEFASLGLLAITFISLSSPDADTRKLGYEAVVRFKSAVEKCRKRKDVMRLRLLVSYLQNGIQEECQRIPSITAVFIAEASFVLLDSSHDHYSAISKCLMQSSGANMKGVPLFQEFFWSSSVTFKSERLWMLQLLNTSLTMDDDAQILVRNSIYEILLNFYASPLSDDESKELIVEMVKKSVKINKLAWHLVVRCGIISWLSSHVASFYGILLRDQRSFSFAKLAMVLEVANDVIMSRNTSEWLQKYALEQLSELAAHLYRILVGCSKHIQEKTRIIDLILELLMSTLKISQKRKVYQPHFTISFEGLYHLYEAVDVCCSGTFSSTAETGLKAVLMSTPPVSILHMDKNKLLKFVSWAISTAVQSNLMEVPESEAMYSNALRFSEQSEEDLVSKLLRWLTASVILGRLSWKLSDLNSTSSSEILKLDNLHCIMDYCVKECGENQENFGSKEILAVSIFTYSSLQA; from the exons ATGGAGGAGGACGAAGGCGATAACAAACCAAAAACTCTAGAATTCGTGAATGCGGCATCTCACCAGGCCAAGCTTAAAGAACTTTTGCGGAACTTAACTTCTACGCAATCAAAACTCTGTTCAGACGCCTCAAAGGAATTCATAAAGATCCTCAAATCCGATTCTGGACCACAATTTCTCACCTTTTACATCCAATCATCACCAAAATGCGTCGAAgtccaacaagcttgggagcTCCGACAAGGCAAGCCCGGATTTTCCCACTGTTTGAAATTAGTTTCGGCAATTTTCAGATATCCTTTTGGAAAAGATAGTGATAAAGATGTCAGTAATTATAGTTTTGTTAGTAGCGCTTTAGATAAGTTTGCGCGAGTAATTACTGAGGGAAAAATGGGGGATTTGTACGAGGAGTTGAACAGTAAAGTGGCGAAAAGGCAGAAAGCTGTCTTGTTGTTGTTGGCTTCTATAGTTAGGCGTGGGCCGGGTTTGGCGTGGGAGGTGGCAAAGGGTTTTGATTTTAAAACTGGGAATTTCTCCAAGCTTGCTGAGTGGAAGGCGAGGGGGAATGAGGGGATGAGGAGGTATTTGACGAGGAAGGAATTTGTTGGTTTTGCTATGTCATTTTTGGAAGTGGGGAATCCGCGGCTGTTGAGAGGGATTTTGCAGCAGAAGGATATGTATTCAGGGGTGCTTCGTGGGTTGGGAAATGATGATGAGGAGATTGTGGTTTATGTTCTTCTGACGTTGCGGAATAGAGTACTTGTCCCGGAGTCGTTGGTGCCTCCGGGCCTAAGAAGCGTGTTGTTTGGGAGTGCTACTCTGGAGCAATTGATAAGCATTTCAGGGAGGCAGGATGGTGGGCTTGCTGCTGAGGTGGCGCATAGTGTGCTAGTAATGGTGTGTACGGATCCTTCTAACGGGTTGATGCCAGATTTAGAGAGGCAGCCTAATCCTTTGAAGGGAAATGTGAAGCGATTAGTGGATCTTATGAAGAAGCTCAAACCCACAGAGGTTGAGTACCACAAAGACCTGCTTTTGGCCATTGTAAAAGGGAGGCCGGCCTTTGGGTCAGCATACTTGGAGAACTTCCCTCATAATCTTGAAGACCTGGCATCACCTAACTG GTTTTCTGCTATTTCTCTGGCTGCAGATGTCATGTCCTCAGTTGGTGATGGATTTACATGTGCCTATGTTAACTCTCAGTCTCAGGAGCCCCCATCCATTGACAATCTGATAGTCCAAGACATTATGAAGTGCATAGGGCCACGCCCATTCACCCGATTGGTAATGAATAAAGGGTTGCTTCACTCTGATCCTCTTGTGAAACATGTAACTCTGAGGCTTGTATCGGAGGAACTAAAGCTTCTCGACTTTTTAATTGGCTCTGTAAATGATCTGTCCAGTTCCAGTGATCAAGTGATGCATAAGTGGGCATCTTTCAAGCGAGATGTTCAGAATGTAGTCCAGATTTTACTTCCTGATCCCCAGGTGCTATTATCACTACTTTCTTCACTCAGTGGCTACTGCAAGAGTCCTGCATCAAGAATGAAGAGGGCTGCAGATGTAGATGTTACAGTCGAGCATAATttgcacaagaagaagaagttgAAGATGAATAGCGTGGATGAGGACATGGATATTCTCGTCAGTGGGGTTAGTTCAACCACTGAAGGGGCTTTGACTGAGAATGATGGAGTGTCAGAAGAGGATGTTGAGGATCAGCTGAATAGTGGAGTTGACCTCCTGAAACCTGTTCTAGAAATTTGGGGTTTGCAGGGATGCTCCAGTGTAGATATCAGAACTGAAGATGGGGACACATACTTTTACTCAAAGTTGCTTGATGTTCTCAGAATTTATCAT CGGACTCTGCCTACTGCTGTGGAAGGATCATTTGACTTCTTTAAAGTTCTCCCAAGCAATCCTTTAGCACTACCTACAATTTTGCAGCAGTCTATGCTGTCACTGCTTGTAGAACAAGTTGTTGGGTCCAACAAGTCTCAGATTTCCATCAGAACCCAACCATTGATGTACAAGTATCTTCATTCATTTATCAATTTGTTTATGTATTCACCAATAAGAGACATAAAAGATCAGGCTTACTCTTTAGCACAAGCAGCCATGTTGAGTACAGGTGCATTTGACAGAAATCCAAGGGAAATTTCTGCTTGGTTTCTATTTATACCTGGCTATACCAGTGTGGTTATTGATGGTAAAAAACATGGGATTGAAGTATTCCAAAAGTTGTCTTCAGTTGTCATCTCTTTTCTTTGCGATGCAGTTTCTACTACTGGGAACAACTTGTTCAAATATTTGGATCTCTTAAGGTGCTATATCCGTGATTTAGACGTTTCTACAG ATACATTTCCCAATTTTAGCCCTTTCATAGTTTGTGTACTGGAGAAGTGCTTGAGGTTACTTAGCTCTGAAACTGGTTCTTTTACATTGCCCGAGAAGTCAATGATATCATTGTATGTTTCTACCACATTAAAGTATCTCCTGGAAACTCAG GTTGAAGGTGGACTTTTGTGTTCCCTGACGCAGCTTTTGATATCAGAGAGACTTAAAGGTTGTTGCGATATGATTGGATTCTGCCCTTGTGAATGGATGCCGATGAATAGTTTGTTATATTTTGCAAGGAATACCGTGCAGCAACAAATTTATAGCAGTTTTATGTCTGAAGAGAAAGCTACTGGTCTTGGTGGTTCATTTTCTGAGACACTTTCTGAAGTTAATAGGATTTTAAGGACTAAGGATCATTGTGGGTTGCTTGGAGTTACTATGGggttttctttttcaatgatATGCACCACAGCTGATCAGATATTGCAGAATTTCCCATCGACCATCTCTACTTCTACTAAATTGCTTGGGGTTCCTTTCTCAATTTTGTTGTTGAGATTCTTTCTCGAACCAAGTCATTTTGCTGAAGTTTTCAAGTTATGGCCTAAAATATGCTTTGCTGGAGTTGAAAAAGTTATAAGTGGAGTTCATGATGGAGAAGGGCAGACAATAGCTAATGAGCTTGATGATTCACCAGATTCTGCTTCTATTGCCTTCTCTTTTTTAGTAAAGAATGCTCCTTTTCATGTGCTCTTTCCAGCTATTTTTTTCACTGATGGATTGCATTTGCTTGGTCACTCAAAAGTGCAGAATTTGCTTCTGGATAAATTCACTGAGAGTACACCTGACTTCTCTGTCTCTTCTCTCTGCCATCTGctcttttgcttgcttcaagcGCGATTGGCCTATAGAATCAAACCATCTGATGAACTTGAAAAACTTTGTGAATCATCTTGTTTTCTTGCAAAGCACATAGTAAAACAAtcatttgttgaaaaatttggtccTGATTGCTCCCCGCGTGTTTTGCCTCCTTTATCATCTGGTCATATTCGAGAAGTGGCTGAAATAATTCTTGGCCACCCTTTACTCACTGCATTGCTGGAATGGCCTTTGCATACTGATAGTGATGTTGGTGACATGATTTTTATGAAACCTCCAGAAACCTTTCTTCAGTATGCTGAACGGGGTGTTCGTAAAATAGATCATCATATTTTGCAGTTGTTAAGAAGAACCACATCTGAGCTTTTGGTTCATGTATTTAGTAAATGTAGATCACCATCTGTGGTTGATCATTCTACTGAACGGATTGCAAAGGCTTTCAAGGCTCTGGTGCAGAAGCTATTTTTGACATTTAAGGGGAGGTTCACAGATTCCAGAAAGACAGATGATTTGATGCCTCTAATTCCTACATTGTATGCTTTGCATAGTCTGAGTGAATTCATATGTCCCTTTGAGTTGCTCAATTTGGTGCACTGGTTGTTCTCCAGAATTGATCTAAATGATACTGCAGTTTCCATTTCTTGTCAAAGATGTGGTTTGTCTGTTGGATTACAAATTGCTTCATGGGCTTTTGATTCTCTTTCTTTATATATGTTAGAGCCACATGCAAAGAGGAcattattcattttctttatggGTACTGGAAACAGAAGTTTTGAAATTACCCTTTTTGAGAGAATTTTTAACAGCATATTTGAGATTGCCACTCACACTCAACTAGAAGTTGCTGATATATGTTTATTCAAAGCTGTTAAGatcatcaaaatgcataaatgtatggAGAAGACCAGCTTACCTTTTGTTATGGCTACTTCAAGACTTCTACCCAGTATTCCTGTGAACtttatttcttattgcttggaCAAGACAACCAAGACTAAGTGTGACTTCTTGTTTCTTCTGTCTGAGATGAGCTCCCTGCATCTTTGTGTATTTGGACATTTGGTTTCTGGTAAAATTAGTAATAATCAAGCTCTTAAGGtcaacaaggaagaaaactgCAATCGGCCTCAGTACTCTGAAGAGTTCTTGATGCTTCTGCCAACTGTTCTGTTATACTTGAGGtcaaattttctgaaatttgggGGCCAATTTGGCAAGCATGTTGAAAacacttcttctttcttttggaaGATCCTTTTGCATGGTTTCTCTAACTGGAAGAGTTTTGTTTCGGAAGAGATATTTGAGATAAAACTTGTTGAGTGCTCATCTTTATGCATGGAAGATTTTTCTAACCTTTTCTCTTCCAGTCTTCTTGGAAAAGCAGTACTGCTGATGCGTCATTACCTTGCTGTGAGTGGACACTTGGTGAAAATGAAAAGGCTATTGAGTACATTTGATTCTGTTTGCCCACATGCGAGTGCACAGAATGATCTTCTGGACTGCAATGCTAGAGAAATTAGTGTTTGTTCTCTTGAGTTGTCTTTGAACTTTGTGAACAAAATTATTGCAAAGATATGCCTCTGTAGGATGTTGTTATTTCCAGAGCATAATAATCTTCAATCTGTAGTGAAAgatggaaagaaaaaaggaattgAATCAGAAGTTAGCATTTTGAGAATCCGATTTTTAAGTATGCTGGTCCATTCATGGCAACGTCTTGTGGAGAATTTTCATACATGCAGGCAAGGAGAGAACATAAGGTCGTCATTGTTTAGATTCTTGGAGATCTTCATTGCTAAGAATATAGTAGAATTGGTAAGAGAAATGCATGATTGCCTGGTTGAATTGCATTCGCTTCCTTTCTTAGACCAACTTGCCAAATATTCTCTTCTTCATAGGTTTGATGACCCTACCACAATTAGGATGCTTAGAACTGTTCTTATTTCACTATCTAAGGGAAAGTTCTTGTGCATTTCAATTCTCCAGCTGTTACTTGCTCACTCTCAATTTGCTCCAACCATTCTATTTGCCCATTCATCAACTGTTTGTACTCAATTTGGTATGAGTTTTGCTCCGGCACCCAGCATTATGAGGTTATTTACTGTTCTTCATACTGAAGAAAACACGGTTGATGGAAAAAAGGATGCTCATGAAATTGGGCCTCACATGAAGAAGTTGGAACTGATTAAGTTGCTCAGAGTACTAATACATATCTTGGGTCAGCAACATTATCTTGATTCTGAAACATCCAATGGCTTAAATCTGAAGGAATTGGTTTTGGTGCTTTTGTCTTCTTATGGAGCAACCATGGATGAGATTGATTTGGAAATGTATAGCCTCATGAATGAAATTGAGGCTATTGATAAATCAGTCTCTGAAGGTATTGCTGAAATGGATTTTCTATGGGGCTCTGCTTCTCTGAAGGTGAGACAAGAAAGGGAACAAAAGCAAAGTGTATCTTCTTTGAGTAACTCATATGATAATGAAGTAGTTGGAGAGAGACGAAGGATTCAATTTAGAGAAAATCTTCCCATTGACACCAAATTATGTGCAAAGACAGTCCTTTGTTTTCCTCATGATAGATTTGCTGATGGGAGCTTGAGCAAGCTCCAAACAGATGATTCTGATGAG GGCTACAATGCAAATTCTAAGAAGGTGCAACTTTATGATCCAGTTTTCATCTTGCGTTTTTCAATTCACAGTCTTGCAATGGAGTATATTGAGCCCCTGGAGTTTGCTAGTTTGGGTTTGCTTGCAATTACATTTATCAGTTTGTCTTCTCCTGATGCTGATACAAGGAAATTGGGCTATGAGGCTGTTGTGAGATTTAAGAGTGCTGTGGAG AAATGTCGCAAGAGGAAGGATGTGATGCGACTCCGGCTCTTAGTATCATACTTGCAAAATGGTATACAAGAAGAGTGTCAGAGGATTCCTTCCATAACTGCTGTATTCATTGCGGAAGCTTCTTTTGTTCTGTTAGATTCTTCCCATGATCATTATTCAGCTATAAGTAAATGCCTGATGCAGTCATCAGGTGCTAATATGAAG GGTGTACCATTATTCCAAGAATTCTTCTGGAGTAGCTCTGTTACTTTTAAGTCGGAAAGGTTGTGGATGCTTCAGCTTTTAAACACATCTCTGACTATGGATGATGATGCTCAAATACTTGTCAGAAATTCCATTTATGAGAtccttttaaatttttatgCCTCTCCTCTTTCCGATGACGAGTCAAAGGAACTGATCGTTGAG ATGGTGAAAAAGTCCGTCAAAATAAATAAGCTTGCATGGCATTTGGTTGTACGCTGTGGCATAATTTCTTGGCTGTCTTCTCATGTTGCATCTTTTTACGGGATTCTACTCAGGGACCAGAGAAGTTTTTCATTTGCTAAGTTAGCTATGGTTCTGGAG GTAGCCAATGATGTTATTATGTCTAGAAATACTAGTGAGTGGTTGCAAAAATATGCCCTAGAGCAGCTTTCTGAACTTGCAGCTCATCTGTACAGAATCTTAGTTGGTTGTTCTAAACATATACAAGAGAAAACCAGAATCATTGATTTGATTCTAGAACTATTGATGTCAACCCTGAAGATCTCACAGAAAAGAAAAGTATATCAGCCGCATTTTACAATATCTTTTGAAGGTTTATACCATTTGTACGAAGCTGTTGATGTCTGTTGCAGTGGGACCTTCAGTTCTACTGCTGAGACTGGACTGAAAGCTGTCCTTATGAGTACTCCTCCAGTTTCTATACTTCACATG GATAAAAATAAGCTTTTGAAGTTTGTTAGCTGGGCAATATCAACTGCTGTGCAGTCAAACTTGATGGAGGTGCCTGAATCTGAAGCAATGTATAGCAATGCCTTGAGATTTTCAGAACAATCTGAAGAGGATCTTGTATCAAAGCTTTTAAGATGGCTGACTGCCTCAGTGATTCTTGGAAGGCTTTCATGGAAATTGAGTGATTTGAATTCCACTAGTTCTTCTGAAATATTAAAGCTTGATAATCTGCATTGTATCATGGACTATTGTGTGAAGGAATGTGGAGAAAACCAGGAGAATTTTGGCAGCAAAGAGATACTAGCTGTATCAATTTTTACCTACAGCAGCTTGCAGGCATAA